In one Silene latifolia isolate original U9 population chromosome 10, ASM4854445v1, whole genome shotgun sequence genomic region, the following are encoded:
- the LOC141604923 gene encoding protein LATE ELONGATED HYPOCOTYL-like isoform X1, with protein MDAYSSGEELLVKTRKPYTITKQRERWTDEEHNRFLEALKLYGRAWQRIEEHIGTKTAVQIRSHAQKFFSKLEKEAHVKGVPVGQAIDIEIPPPRPKRKPSNPYPRKTGAVCSPNAQVRAKDVKHTSSCPSHSSQQTADLDKEPRSEETPSPLGPPSKEIPASVAEATIQLSNLEFVPVNKPSVNHTTSESHVDDGPNIYHKPDKPDSVEIVQNDSMPGRSFRRHASVQILDGCQEACSQGLSSDVSYQEPRVQMEIVGHPGLYSKPAVSGAVESQNSTSRSSNHQIYPGFHPPFDPLPSNQEGYSSFLQMTSTFSSLVVSALLQNPAAHAAASYAASLWPSTNVGNSESSIPGNSDGVAPRPMHPTPSMAAIAGATVAAATAWWAAHGLLPFTPAFHSGFSVPPASIPTTVGNVGQSSVASEEKEANKSQIPDSQVQQPEHSASNSGNSGEIMDIEVVATDPNGVSSINEQKEGSKGKNKKQVDRSSCGSNTPSGSDAETDALGKNVKENEESNEADLNNYNSELNVRRLKLIGNIPENWKEVSEEGRLAFRALFSKGRLPQSFSPPSNNCDKEQKITDGVEDQGQYATQSNNEASPSLLDLNSNAWECISSNQDNDETGSIGQSNDGFSQGKLTSNRTGFKPYKRCSVEARESRMLNSTNPEQGNCSKRLRLEGDASL; from the exons ATGGACGCTTATTCTTCCGGTGAAGAGCTACTTGTTAAG ACTAGGAAACCTTATACGATTACAAAACAACGCGAGAGATGGACAGACGAGGAGCACAATAGGTTTCTAGAGGCCTTGAAACTCTATGGTCGAGCTTGGCAGCGAattgaag AACATATTGGGACAAAGACTGCTGTCCAGATAAGAAGTCATGCTCAGAAGTTCTTTTCAAAG TTAGAAAAGGAAGCTCATGTCAAAGGAGTTCCAGTAGGACAAGCAATCGACATAGAAATTCCCCCTCCGCGCCCTAAAAGGAAACCAAGCAATCCTTATCCTCGCAAGACTGGTGCTGTTTGTTCCCCAAATGCTCAGGTGAGAGCAAAGGATGTGAAACATACATCATCCTGTCCTTCACATTCTTCACAACAGACCGCAGACTTGGACAAAGAACCACGATCTGAG GAAACCCCGTCTCCTTTGGGACCACCTTCTAAAGAAATCCCCGCCAGTGTTGCAGAAGCAACAATTCAGTTATCAAATTTGGAGTTTGTGCCAGTGAATAAACCATCTGTCAACCATACGACAAGTGAATCTCATGTTGATGATGGCCCTAACATATATCATAAGCCTGACAAACCCGATTCTGTTGAAATAGTTCAAAATGATTCAA TGCCAGGTAGAAGTTTTCGCAGGCATGCTTCGGTTCAGATTCTTGATGGATGCCAAGAGGCATGTAGCCAGGGTCTTTCATCAGATGTTTCCTATCAAGAACCAAGAGTTCAAATGGAGATTGTGGGCCACCCTGGGTTATATAGTAAACCAGCAGTTTCAGGTGCCGTAGAAAGCCAGAACAGCACATCGAGATCCAGTAATCATCAAATCTACCCGGGTTTTCATCCTCCATTTGACCCTTTACCCAGCAATCAAGAAGGCTACTCCTCATTTCTGCAAATGACATCGACCTTTTCTAGTCTGGTTGTGTCTGCTCTCCTTCAGAATCCGGCTGCCCATGCTGCAGCAAGTTATGCAGCTTCTTTATGGCCTAGCACAAATGTCGGAAATTCAGAAAGTTCTATTCCTGGCAACAGTGATGGGGTTGCTCCTCGGCCAATGCACCCAACTCCAAGTATGGCAGCCATTGCTGGAGCCACTGTGGCAGCTGCTACTGCTTGGTGGGCCGCCCATGGATTGTTACCGTTTACTCCTGCTTTCCATTCTGGGTTCTCAGTTCCTCCTGCCTCCATACCTACTACTGTAGGTAATGTTGGCCAGAGTTCAGTGGCTTCTGAAGAGAAGGAAGCTAACAAATCCCAGATTCCTGACTCTCAAGTTCAGCAGCCGGAGCATTCAGCTTCAAATTCAGGAAATTCCGGTGAAATAATGGATATTGAAGTAGTAGCCACCGATCCCAACGGCGTTTCTTCGATAAATGAACAGAAAGAGGGAAGCAAAGGCAAGAATAAGAAACAGGTAGATCGATCTTCTTGTGGTTCTAACACACCTTCAGGTAGTGATGCTGAAACTGATGCTTTGGGGAAGAACGTCAAGGAAAATGAAGAATCGAATGAAGCTGACTTAAATAATTATAACAGTGAACTTAACGTCCGCCGACTCAAACTTATTGGCAACATACCGGAAAACTGGAAAGAGGTCTCTGAAGAG GGTCGCTTGGCATTTCGAGCACTCTTCTCGAAAGGGAGATTGCCACAAAGTTTTTCACCCCCGTCGAATAATTGCGATAAAGAACAAAAAATTACCGATGGTGTTGAAGATCAAGGACAATATGCAACACAAAGCAATAACGAAGCATCACCGTCTCTATTGGATCTCAATAGCAATGCCTGGGAATGTATTTCCAGTAATCAAGACAACGATGAAACGGGTTCAATAGGTCAGAGTAATGATGGTTTTTCCCAGGGGAAACTGACGAGTAATAGAACAGGTTTTAAGCCGTACAAGAGATGCTCAGTGGAGGCTAGGGAAAGCAGAATGCTGAACTCGACCAATCCCGAGCAAGGAAACTGTTCCAAGCGGTTACGCTTAGAGGGGGACGCTTCACTCTGA
- the LOC141604923 gene encoding protein LATE ELONGATED HYPOCOTYL-like isoform X2, translating to MDAYSSGEELLVKTRKPYTITKQRERWTDEEHNRFLEALKLYGRAWQRIEEHIGTKTAVQIRSHAQKFFSKLEKEAHVKGVPVGQAIDIEIPPPRPKRKPSNPYPRKTGAVCSPNAQVRAKDVKHTSSCPSHSSQQTADLDKEPRSEETPSPLGPPSKEIPASVAEATIQLSNLEFVPVNKPSVNHTTSESHVDDGPNIYHKPDKPDSVEIVQNDSSRSFRRHASVQILDGCQEACSQGLSSDVSYQEPRVQMEIVGHPGLYSKPAVSGAVESQNSTSRSSNHQIYPGFHPPFDPLPSNQEGYSSFLQMTSTFSSLVVSALLQNPAAHAAASYAASLWPSTNVGNSESSIPGNSDGVAPRPMHPTPSMAAIAGATVAAATAWWAAHGLLPFTPAFHSGFSVPPASIPTTVGNVGQSSVASEEKEANKSQIPDSQVQQPEHSASNSGNSGEIMDIEVVATDPNGVSSINEQKEGSKGKNKKQVDRSSCGSNTPSGSDAETDALGKNVKENEESNEADLNNYNSELNVRRLKLIGNIPENWKEVSEEGRLAFRALFSKGRLPQSFSPPSNNCDKEQKITDGVEDQGQYATQSNNEASPSLLDLNSNAWECISSNQDNDETGSIGQSNDGFSQGKLTSNRTGFKPYKRCSVEARESRMLNSTNPEQGNCSKRLRLEGDASL from the exons ATGGACGCTTATTCTTCCGGTGAAGAGCTACTTGTTAAG ACTAGGAAACCTTATACGATTACAAAACAACGCGAGAGATGGACAGACGAGGAGCACAATAGGTTTCTAGAGGCCTTGAAACTCTATGGTCGAGCTTGGCAGCGAattgaag AACATATTGGGACAAAGACTGCTGTCCAGATAAGAAGTCATGCTCAGAAGTTCTTTTCAAAG TTAGAAAAGGAAGCTCATGTCAAAGGAGTTCCAGTAGGACAAGCAATCGACATAGAAATTCCCCCTCCGCGCCCTAAAAGGAAACCAAGCAATCCTTATCCTCGCAAGACTGGTGCTGTTTGTTCCCCAAATGCTCAGGTGAGAGCAAAGGATGTGAAACATACATCATCCTGTCCTTCACATTCTTCACAACAGACCGCAGACTTGGACAAAGAACCACGATCTGAG GAAACCCCGTCTCCTTTGGGACCACCTTCTAAAGAAATCCCCGCCAGTGTTGCAGAAGCAACAATTCAGTTATCAAATTTGGAGTTTGTGCCAGTGAATAAACCATCTGTCAACCATACGACAAGTGAATCTCATGTTGATGATGGCCCTAACATATATCATAAGCCTGACAAACCCGATTCTGTTGAAATAGTTCAAAATGATTCAA GTAGAAGTTTTCGCAGGCATGCTTCGGTTCAGATTCTTGATGGATGCCAAGAGGCATGTAGCCAGGGTCTTTCATCAGATGTTTCCTATCAAGAACCAAGAGTTCAAATGGAGATTGTGGGCCACCCTGGGTTATATAGTAAACCAGCAGTTTCAGGTGCCGTAGAAAGCCAGAACAGCACATCGAGATCCAGTAATCATCAAATCTACCCGGGTTTTCATCCTCCATTTGACCCTTTACCCAGCAATCAAGAAGGCTACTCCTCATTTCTGCAAATGACATCGACCTTTTCTAGTCTGGTTGTGTCTGCTCTCCTTCAGAATCCGGCTGCCCATGCTGCAGCAAGTTATGCAGCTTCTTTATGGCCTAGCACAAATGTCGGAAATTCAGAAAGTTCTATTCCTGGCAACAGTGATGGGGTTGCTCCTCGGCCAATGCACCCAACTCCAAGTATGGCAGCCATTGCTGGAGCCACTGTGGCAGCTGCTACTGCTTGGTGGGCCGCCCATGGATTGTTACCGTTTACTCCTGCTTTCCATTCTGGGTTCTCAGTTCCTCCTGCCTCCATACCTACTACTGTAGGTAATGTTGGCCAGAGTTCAGTGGCTTCTGAAGAGAAGGAAGCTAACAAATCCCAGATTCCTGACTCTCAAGTTCAGCAGCCGGAGCATTCAGCTTCAAATTCAGGAAATTCCGGTGAAATAATGGATATTGAAGTAGTAGCCACCGATCCCAACGGCGTTTCTTCGATAAATGAACAGAAAGAGGGAAGCAAAGGCAAGAATAAGAAACAGGTAGATCGATCTTCTTGTGGTTCTAACACACCTTCAGGTAGTGATGCTGAAACTGATGCTTTGGGGAAGAACGTCAAGGAAAATGAAGAATCGAATGAAGCTGACTTAAATAATTATAACAGTGAACTTAACGTCCGCCGACTCAAACTTATTGGCAACATACCGGAAAACTGGAAAGAGGTCTCTGAAGAG GGTCGCTTGGCATTTCGAGCACTCTTCTCGAAAGGGAGATTGCCACAAAGTTTTTCACCCCCGTCGAATAATTGCGATAAAGAACAAAAAATTACCGATGGTGTTGAAGATCAAGGACAATATGCAACACAAAGCAATAACGAAGCATCACCGTCTCTATTGGATCTCAATAGCAATGCCTGGGAATGTATTTCCAGTAATCAAGACAACGATGAAACGGGTTCAATAGGTCAGAGTAATGATGGTTTTTCCCAGGGGAAACTGACGAGTAATAGAACAGGTTTTAAGCCGTACAAGAGATGCTCAGTGGAGGCTAGGGAAAGCAGAATGCTGAACTCGACCAATCCCGAGCAAGGAAACTGTTCCAAGCGGTTACGCTTAGAGGGGGACGCTTCACTCTGA